Within the Oreochromis niloticus isolate F11D_XX linkage group LG14, O_niloticus_UMD_NMBU, whole genome shotgun sequence genome, the region tgcagctccccctggtggaCAGCAGCTTtacaacacaacacagaaatcagtttaaaaacagttcaattcaattttatttatacagcgccaaatcacaacagaagtcgcctcaaggcgctttatatggcgcgatatggcagcctcgcttctgtcagtctgccccagggcagctgtggctacaaccgtagcttgcctccaccagtgtgtgaatgtgagcgtgaatgaataatgtcattgtaaagcgctttgggtgccttgaaaagcgctatataaatccaatgcattattattattattattattatattgtactggagatcgcacaataatacaaaacagtgatgtgatTTTCTTACATCAGTGATTTTGGTGTTCAGCGGAAAAACATCCTGATGgtggaaatgtttttgtttacataAAGAGAAACAAATCATCAAACATGTTGAATCAGAGCCGAGGAAAACTGTGAGAACATGAAAGAGCGAGTGTCCACGCTGCATCAGTGCACCCCGGCTGTGGTGGGACCAAGTAGTGAACCGTCGGTGATTCTACCTGGATGGTGATTGTAACCAAAGGACCCGACACGACtcagatttttgctttttattttatatacacaATGTTATTGTCACTGTGCGCTTCAGCACTTTGCAGTGctcgctgctctgctctgtcagctctctcctcctctccggCCAGGCCACTGCTGAAACAGAGAGGCCTGGATGATGCTTGTGAAAAGCAGCCTTCCCTGACACCACACCCTGAACCTCCCCTGCAGCCGAGCCACCAACCACACACCAACCCATTGTTAGCTGTATAAACTCACCTACATCATTTCCAAGCACCTTGCCAGTATCCTTCCCTTGTGGGGAACACACCCCATCACCccaagcggtcgcagcagatggccccgcccctccctgagcctggttctgccggaggtttcttcctgttaaaagggagttttgctcacagggggtcatatgattgttgatttttctctgtgtgtattattgtagggtctacgtTATAAAGCACCttacactgtataaataaaactgaacttcaccaacaaggtccagaaactcgGTCCAGATGAAACCACAGAGTCCTCTGATGTGGTCTCTCTGTTCACTTGCATACCgacagtggagactgtcagtaAACGAGACCCCTGCTTGGAAAACAGAACCAGCCTGCCCCCTATTTTGATTAACACAGTTTGCAGACACGGTTAGCTGTAATCAATACCTTTATAACCACGCGCATGTGAGCGCAAACAGACAAttaacacagtcatgtgtgtgGTGTAAGAGGTAAGTGACGGACAAGGTAAGCGACTCATGTTGTAACTGACGTCAGACACCGGAGAATTTGGCGGAAATTTAAAGTGAATGGTAGCTTAGATTTGAACAAATTCCTTTAAGCTTCAGTATTACCAAATACACTTATCAATTGTCTTATAACTAACAACATTTGTCTAAATAATCTCCAACACCCTGGAGAACAACGGGGAGAGTTTAGAGGCTCTCCAAGATTACATTGATCAGTGCTTCCAGGATCTCGTAATGAAGGCGGCTCAGAGTGCATCTTCCCCAGCCAAACTTGAGATGCCATCATCGAAAAGATGTCACCCGGCAGATtcccccggcacaacatcgCCACCTGGCAAAGATATTGCAGACATCCTAGAGTCAATCAACAAACAATTGTCCAGTTTCGATGCAAGGCTGTGCTTGGTGGAGATTCTTCACCGGGAATTTAAATCCTTGCGAGAGtccctggagttcagccagcagcaggtggaaacgctGGCTGCTGAAAATGCCGCTAAGGGAGTCGGTCAAATGTCTCACTGAAAATGTTACCCAGctaaatagagaaaataaaaaaataaaagagacagTTATTGATCTACAAGCTCGTGGCATGCAAGATAATCTTGTATTTTCTGGAGAGGACGCGGAGACCACGGTGAAAAACTTCATCAAAACCCTcctgaagctgccggaggacacCGTAAAGAACATCGCCTTTGATAGAGTCGTTCGCATCGGCCCCATGCGGGCTGCGGCCGGGAGACCACGTCCTATCGTggccacttcaaacaaaaggaacaggTGAAAAGTCGCGGCAGGGAATTAAAGGGAACGGACTTCAGCGTAAATGACCAGTTCCCaaaagagatcctggaacgacgcagggtcctcttcccaatccgacgcggcttcatccagaagggctcccgcgctgtcatcgctgtggaccGGCTGTACGTGGACCGACAGCTCCACCGCGACACCGACATCACTGCGTGGCTGTATCaacttcacaccagataagaatccaCTACACTCTTCTCCCATCCACTCACACTAActtgcattaacatctgtttaactTACCAGTATCAAATCGCAACTTAAGTGTGACATCATAGCAGAATTTACACCGTCACTCTCCGTCAGTGGTTTGATTGGAacgtttcagtttttgttttcttctcgtTTGTTTTCTTCCACactcatccacaaacaacatcctttatttCGACACATACGCACAGGACGATCACGCACAGTCATGCGCTcaacggcagcacatttacatcagtcagacagcGCACACAGACCTACGggatacacacacttaagtCAAGTGtactcatattagtaaatatgcacacacatagtcagactcagggagcatctcgccacacatttttttttctctccttctctctatttatgaacaagtgatgtactctctccacctgtctaagcgACACACACAGCGTACACCCCTAGTTATACACAGACATCTATGGGTGCACTGAGGTTTGttacatggaatgtaaatggagctggctccagagaaaagaggttaaaaatatttaaccaactccataaaagctatgtattgtaagtgtatatggtccaaatgttgatgatccctcattctttcatggtttttttttcagtgcactctctgaacacttagatggcacacttgttcttgggggagacctcaaccttggactaaatgaagtGGATAGGCTCaacacagcaggaactcagcgtaattggcagtccacaaatataatcaaacagtatatgagcgactttggtctttgcgatgcatggcgctcccttcaccccagTAGTAAGGAATATGCTTTTTTCTCACGtccatcactcctactctcacctggattattttttggtcagcagctcactgctgagggacatttcagacactgagattcaccctatagctgtcagcgatcatgctcctgtatctttaacactaatgcacaagaataatactacgccaagtaaaaactggagatttaatacatcactgcttaaagatgaagactttattaaatattttaaaaaaaagagtggactctatatttagactttaatctGTCATGTtacggctgtgtgcagacaggaataggacccaaggtgcagactccggagacaaaacggtgaactcaaaacagatttattgctgaacaaagaaaatctacaaaacctaaactgaaaagaatctcacactctcacacacacactcacacacacgggacgacgcgacactgactcaaagaaacacagggtttaagtacacagagggagcaatcagggaatgggcaacaggagggaaacacagctggggcaaatcaggactaacgagacaaggagcgcaaaaccagatacactaacatgagacatggactttcaaagtaaaacaggaaacataacacagactcacaggcaggcaTTATAACAAAGGGAACaaagacgtgggaccagggcagacacagacagtgACTGGACGTGGGGATACAGcaaacaggggagacagcaactcagaatcacagacagaaaaccagaacactaaAACTCTAACAGAACCCACCCAGAGAACCTAAACTAAGAATAATccaaaaacccaaaaagcaaaaactagaatataatgaaataacaaactcaaagaaccaaaacacaaaccactgGGTCGATGACCCAGGGATCCTAACAGTACCCCCCCTTAAGGGCTGGCTTCCAGACAGCCCAAACCAGAACACCAAAAACGAAAAACAACCCAACCAGGGCGGGCGGTGGGGGAAACAGGACGGAGGGCtcgaaacaaaccaaacaaggagccaaaaacaaaaaaaggcccAAACACCGGAGCCCGGAAAGCaacataacaaaacacacaggcgGCCAGGAAAAACAATTCACAcaaagttcagggggccggcccggaGGACGACGGCCCAAGAGTCCAAACCCGggcagttcagggggccggcccggaGGACGACGGCACAAGAGTCCAGAAAaaagttcaggaggccggccgggcgggaggcaccggcggcgacggagcaggtcaggaggccggccgggcgggaggcaccggcggcgacggagcaggtcaggaggccggccgggcgggaggcaccggcggcgacggagcaggtcaggaggccggccggcgggaggcaccggcggcgacggagcaggtcaggaggccggccacgaCGGCGAGGACATCCAGTCATTGGCCTGGAAAGCGGCCGGACAGGACGTGCAGGACGAGCAGGCTGGACAGGACGtgcaggccggacaggacgtgCAGGAGAAGCCAGAGCTGGACGAGCAGGTGACGGCGAAGCCGAAGCCAGagccggaccaggcgacggagaagcagaagccagagccggaccaggcgacggagaagcagaagccagagccggaccaggcgaggatgaaGCCGTAGCTGTAGCCAAagccggaccaggcgaggatgaaGCTGCAGGCGACAGCGTGgcagccgcaggtggtggcgaCGAATGCTGGATGGGCACCTCgaaccctccagcggagacgaacaaagactggtgcggttctccagaacccccagcaggaacagaaggctggacgggcccctcggaccctccaacggagacgaacaaaggctggtgcggttctccagaacccccagcgggaacagaaggctggacgggcccctcggaccctccagcggaggcagacgaaggctggacgggcccctcggaccctccaggcGAGGCAGGTGGTAACTGAGCAGGCGACTGAGCTGAGAGGTGAGCTAATGTTCGAGCTATGGATAGAAGTTTAAGTTCTATTGACTGTTGTAATGATGGTAGTAATGGTGGGTTAGGTGGTGGATTAGCAGTAAACTGAGCAAGGTCCCCTGAGCCTCCAGAACCTGAAGAAAACCGCTGAACGGGCTCACCTGAGCCTCCAGCGAGGTCAGAAACAGGTGCAGGTACCTGCCGGATACCGGCCTCTCCCACCCGAGGAGAAGGTACGGGTGCCACGACAGGCACCGGAgcagggaccagctggacctcagcCTCCCTCACCTGAAGCACTGAAACAGGTGCAGGGGAATGCTGGGCCCGAGCCACCCTGGGAGCAGGAACACAACTGGGCGAAGGAACAGGGTCAGAAAACACAGAATcctctaaaatgttttttagcttcctaccaccaccatgtctaATAGTATTAACAGTCTCAGTTTTAGCAGTGTTCATATGATTGTCTTTTTCCAGCTCAGAGGAACGAAAGCAGTCATTATAACTCACCACTGGGAGTTGTTCCGCAGAGAAAGAGTGGTGACGGTGTGAGCGCCGCCTCCTCTGGGAAGTGGGAGGTGGCAAACTGGGCTGCAAATCCTCCAACGAACCGGGCTGCAATGAGGAATCAGAGAGTTTATGAAGCTCAGAACGCTGCAGACCCAAAAACAGAGCGAAGGACTGCAGCGGAGTGAGTCTAACGTCCGGCGTCACATAATCCTTCTTCCTTTGCCGTTTAACCCTCTTGTCGGACTGGAAATCTGGGGGTGGAGGCGGAGGTGTAGTGACCAGAGGGAATGAGCACGTGCTCAATCTGATCTTCCGAGGCATAGGTGCTGGCTCGGCCATAGCCATGGCGGTTTGGAGGCTGCGGGGCCCTCCGAAAGCCAAACGAGACCCATAGAAGGGTGACTGGAGCTCCTGGGCATGCTTAGCCTCCTGCCTCACGCTCTCCCTGAGGAAAGCAGAAACTGCGGGTCGCCGATACCATATGGagtctgctgggtccatgttctggtcgcgtcgttctgtcatgttacggctgtgtgcagacaggaataggacccaaggtgcagactccggagacaaaacggtgaactcaaaacagatttattgctgaacaaagaaaatctacaaaacctaaactgaaaagaatctaacaaaacacacacagggagcCACAGGGAgatacacacagcatgagggacgacgcgacactgactcaaagaaacacagggtttaagtacacagagggagcaatcagggaatgggcaacaggagggaaacacagctggggcaaatcaggactaacgagacaaggagcgcaaaaccagatacactaacatgagacatggactttcaaagtaaaacaggaaacataacacagactcacaggcaggcaTTATAACAAAGGGAACaaagacgtgggaccagggcagacacagacagtgACTGGATGTGGGGATACAGcaaacaggggagacagcaactcagaatcacagacagaaaaccagaacactaaAACTCTAACAGAACCCACCCAGAGAACCTAAACTAAGAATAATccaaaaacccaaaaagcaaaactagaatataatgaaataacaaactcaaagaaccaaaacacaaaccactgGGTCGATGACCCAGGGATCCTAACATAATGAGGTTCCCAGAAAATCAGCATCTgttctatgggaagcagggaaagctgtgatgagaggtaaaataatttcgtTCAcgtcacataaaaagaaagaaagcaacaatattcaggaattagaaaaaaccatcaaatcactagaagaagcctacgtgtcccaccaagatcaggaaacattgaacaaaatacgcaaaacaaaactagaattaaatgagataataaaaaaacaaaattcttagtacaaagactacgcttacaaaattatgaacatagtaacaaatccggtcaatttctagcaaaccagttaaaaataaataaagaaaaaacaactatatgtgctgttcaagattcatctgggaacacaatatatgacctgataaaaataaacaacattttcaaggatttctataaaacgttgtattcaccacaaataaacccatctaaaaatgaaattgatcagtttttagttACAACgtaactcttccaaaattattagacagtcaagcaatggcactggattcaccactgacgccaggtgaactccaggaagccctgataagtatgcccaataataaggctccaggtccagacggctttcctgcagaattctacaaagaattctggacgattccagcaccagttttttacagaacgttgttggaaatcaaagaaaatggcagactaccACCAAATATAAACTCTGCAAATATTAGTCTCTTACTAAAACCAGGCAGAGACCCTATATTTCCTtgaagctatcgtccaatatcccttataaatgtagaccttaaaataatctgcaaagctctctcaaagagattagagaaaataacccccctcttaattcatcctgaccaaactggtttcataaaaggtaggcactcatcaacaaatacacatagATGACTTAATTTAATAGATTACTCATGCAGcaaaaacattgaaaccataatattgtctctagatgcagaaaaagcgtttgacagagttaactggaaatttctatttgcaactttacacaaatttggttttggaaactCTTTCATAAACTGGCTAAGAATATTAtacaattccccaacagcttgtgtcagaacaaatgaccaaacatcctccagcttctgtctcctgaggggcaccaggcagggatgcccactctccccttcactgtttgcaatttttatcgaaccactagcagcagcaattagacagaattcagtaattaagggcataaaatgcaagaacgtggaacataaaatcagtctctatgcggatgatgtgttactctttctccaaaattcacaaaccaatcTCTCTGGGGTCATTgaattgataaactcttttgcaagaatatcagattactcagaccaaggataaaggaggattagatctgcctaactttaatcactactttttagccaacaggcttcagtttatctctaGATGGTTAAAACACACCTTCTTAGATGAGCCCTGGCTAGATGTTGAACaggcactttgcaataatctagagatttcagacctaccatttatcagctcaaacatccaacgacatgaatgctttaaaagcatcaacatcagctcttctctgacagcatggtgggagtttcattaatcccatgcaaacgtacacctatctggaacaaccctgacatattacaaaacaataatatgataaactttccagattggagttgtaaaggaatcaaatacttagaacatatattagaaggaacagactttattccttttgacagactagttacacaatatgggatcaacaagaaaagatttttagaatatcaacaaattaaatccatagtaaaaaagaaatttaaaccgggtcaagttgaactacaaacaccatcaagtgtggttcaatttcttactcttaaaaccccaaaattactttccaaaatatacagaacagtttctaaaacagatgaatcaatatcacttcctattgcaaaatgggaaatGGATTTATCGAtcagcttagaccaaaacttctggtctcagatttgcttaaaaacctttcatctaattagaaatcccagtctgcaattaattcaatacaaaatactacatagagtgcactatacaggtcatcggatgttcaagatgggctttacgtcttcaaacaactgctcacactgccaaaccaattcaccggacaattatatccacactctttggttctgtccaccagttcagaagttttggcgcgagatatgtgaagacttatcaaagtgtctgaaatgtaacattccaacttcccctttagtgtgtttgttgggcagcttagataatgtcactacggaaaagaatatagcccatatggtcttgatgcattctcaatcatccaggaaagtaaatctccaaaagttgaatctgttcatctggacgtagcgttttgtgggagaaacgtttcgtcactcatccaagtgacttcttcagtctcagctgactgcaggtttccccaaaccttataaacagtacatttgcataatgactgaaaccagcccactgagggaacaatgggctgtgaggtcagttccttaatcataattatgcaaattcccatgaccattgatcaacaatcactgaccaaaacccactgatcaaagaacactgatcaatggccatgaataccattcacagagagttggggaatggctgcaatcacagcattgtaagatggcgaaagatgtacccttaggccccctcctcgattcagagatggtctttcccttttcacgtaaatggcctccttgactccgcgctcaaaccagcgttcctccctgtccaggatgtgtacatcctcatcattgaaagagtgtccactggcctgtaggtgtaaatacactgcagagtcctggcctgacgaggtagctcttctgtgttgtgccatccgctacgctagaggttgtttggtagcccatatggttttcactgccctatgcatagccaagaaaacagccctcatgaactggaaaaataaaaataatcttaattctaaccaatataaaaatgatctattagattacattagtcttgatagtGTAGTGAAGTAGATTTTGGGTTGGGATGTTACATGATGTCCCTAAACGCACCACTGACATCCACACCT harbors:
- the LOC112842090 gene encoding uncharacterized protein LOC112842090; the protein is MQDNLVFSGEDAETTVKNFIKTLLKLPEDTVKNIAFDRVVRIGPMRAANPPREPKLRIIQKPKKQKLEYNEITNSKNQNTNHWVDDPGILTVPPLKGWLPDSPNQNTKNEKQPNQGGRWGKQDGGLETNQTRSQKQKKAQTPEPGKQHNKTHSRPGGRRPKSPNPGSSGGRPGGRRHKSPEKSSGGRPGGRHRRRRSRSGGRPGGRHRRRRSRSGGRPGGRHRRRRSRSGGRPAGGTGGDGAGQEAGHDGEDIQSLAWKAAGQDVQDEQAGQDVQAGQDVQEKPELDEQVTAKPKPEPDQATEKQKPEPDQATEKQKPEPDQARMKP